The DNA window GCGGATCGCGCGTTCGGCCATATCCAGGCCGCGGCCGGCCGGCATGCCGGTGTAGTGGAGAATCAGGGTGTCGACGCGTGCATGCCCCCTGCGCTCGCCGTGGTTCGGCGAGGGGCGGAGATCCTGGACGAGGCCCGTGTCGGGTTGCTCGATCGATGGTGCGATCTCGACGGTCATCCACACCTTAATAACCGATGAACGACGAAATTCACATCCCCCGTTCGGCCCGTATGGTTTCGTAGGCCTTATTGAGCTCGGCGACCCGGTCGGTGAGCAGTTGCAGGGCTTCCTCCGGCACGCCCTTGGCGAAGTGCAGGTCGGGATGGCTCTCGGTCACGAGCTGCCGCCAGCGCCGCTTGACCGCCTCGTCGGTCGCCTCGCGGGCGAGCCCGAGCACCCGGTAGGGGTCGGGTCCGCCGAGCCGGACATGGCGGGCGGCGGCGCGCTCGAAGGCGTTCCGGTCGAGACCGAAAATCTCCGCCACCCGTTCGAGATAGGCGATTTCGAGATGGTGGACGAAGAGGTCCGCGGTGGCGATGTGGAAGAGCCCGTCGAGCACGTCGGCGAGGAACATGCCGTCGCCCTCGGCGAGGTCGGCCATGCGCGCCGCATAGGCCTCGAAGCCGGCCACGTCGGCCTTGGCGAGGTCGAACAGGCGCTGCACGTTGGCCTCCTCGCCGGGCGGGATCTCGACCACGCGACGGAACGCCGCGACCTCGTCGTGGGATACGATGCCGTCCGCCTTCGCCATCTTGGCCGACAGCGCGATCAGCGCGACCGTGAAGGCGACCGGCTTCGAATCGGCCCCGAGCCGGCGAATCGCCGCGACCAGGCGATCGATCAGCGGCACGATCCCTGTCGCCTGGCCGAGCGCGGCGACCACATCGCTGACGGCAGTCCAGATCGCCACGGCGCCCCCTCCCCTCGCCGGTCTCGCGCCGCGCGAACCCGGCCCGTGCTCAGAGCACCACGATACCGTGATGCTTGGCCTTTTCCTCCGGCTCGATGTGAATGGTCACGATCGAATCCGGTACGTCGGCCTCGATCGCATCCTCGATCCGGTCGCAGATGTCGTGGGCGTCGGAGACCGTCATGCCGCCGGGCACGACGAGATGAAAGTCCACGAAGGTGACGCGCCCGGCATGGCGGGTCCTGAGGTCGTGGGCCTCGATGGCGCCCTCCCCGTGGGTCGACACCGCCTTGCGGATCTTCTCCTGGATGTCCGGCGCCGCAGCCGCATCCATCAGCCCGCCGACCGATTCGGTGACCAGGCTCCAGCCCGACCAGAGGATGTTGATCGCCACCAGGCCGGCCAGCAGCGGGTCGAGCACATGCCAGCCGGTCACGACCGCCAGGCCGACGCCGGCCAACACGCCGACCGAGGAGACCACGTCGGTCAGGAGATGGCGACCGTCGGCGATCAGCGCCGGCGACCGGTTGCGACGCCCGTAGCCGATCAGCAACCAGCACCACAGGCCGTTGATCGCGCTCGCCGCGATGTTGACGGCGAGGCCGCGCCAGTCGGCATTGATCGGCTTCGGGTCGACATAGCCGCCCCAGGCCTCGCGCGCGATCGACAGCGCCGCGACCAGGATCAGCGCGCCTTCCAGCACGGCGGCGAAATATTCGACCTTGTGGTGGCCGTAGGGATGGTTGCGGTCGGCCGGCTTGGCCGACAGGCTCACGGCGATGAAGGCCGCAACGGCGGCGACCACGTTGATCACGCTTTCCAGCGCATCCGAATAGAGCGCGATCGATCCGGTCCAGAGATAGGCCAGATACTTGAGGCCGAGCACCACGACGCCGACCACGATGCTGCCGAACGCAATCCTGCCGGTCATGGTCATGACGCCTCCTCGCATGCGACGGGTCTGGTCCGGGGCGGCCCGTGCCTCCCCATCCTGCGCCCCTAATGACGGAAGGGCATGACACGGCCCTTCAGGACCGCATCATGCCCTCAGGGGCACCGGCGCCGACCCCTCGATCAAACCGCCTGAGGCGAGGGAATGGCGAAGAAAAAGAAAGAGTTCAACCTCTTTTTTTGCACCTGCGAACGAGTTGCACAGACAACGGTGGACAGCGGATCGATGGTCGATCCGCGTCTCCGTCGACTTCAAATCATTCGAATTCCATGATCACGGCGTCGACCGCGAGGCTATCGCCCGGTTTCGCCTTGACGGCCTTGACGGTCAGGTCGCGTTCGGCGCGCAGAACGTTCTGCATCTTCATGGCCTCGACCACCGCCAGCGTCTCGCCGGCTTTGACCTCCTGGCCCTCGACCACCTCGATGGTCACCACAAGGCCCGGCATCGGACAGAGCAGGAAGCGCGACGTATCCGGCGGCGCCTTCTCGGGCATCAGCGCCTCGAGCTTGGCGATGCGCGGCGTCATCACCTTGGCGACGACCGAGATGCCGCGATAGCGCAGTTCCGCCCCGTTCGGCACCGGGCGCACCTGCACGGTCAGGCTCTCCTCGCCGACGATCCCGGTCCACAGAAGATCGCCCGGCTGCCAGCGCGAGACGACGTTGACCGGCGCCGCGCCCTCGCCGACCGAGAGATCGAGTTCCAGCGGGATGGCGGCGAAGCCCTCGTGAATGGTGACCGGGATATAGTCCTTGTCGAGCCGGACCACCCAGTCCTTGCGCAGGTCGCCGGAGGCCGGGCGCAGCCGGCCGGGCAGCGCCTCCAGCCGGTCCTGCCGGATCACCTCCATGGCGACGGCCGCCGCCGCCAGGAGCGGCTTGGCCGCCGCGTCGACCGCGCGCACGCCGAAGCCGTCGGGATATTCCTCGCGGATGAAGCCGGTCGACAGCCGGCCCTCGCGCCAGCGCGGATGGTGGTGCAGCGAGGTCAGGAACGGGATGTTGTGCTGGATGCCGTCGATCACGAAGGCGTCGAGCGCGTCGGACTGCGCCTCGATGGCGTCCAGGCGGGTCGGCCCGTGGGTGACCAGCTTGGCGATCATCGGGTCGTAGAACATCGAGATCTCGGAGCCCTCGACCACGCCGGTGTCGTTGCGCACCGTGATCTCGCCGTCGCTGCCCTCCTCCGGCGGCCGGTAGCGGACCAGCCGGCCGATCGAGGGCAGGAAGTTGCGGAACGGATCCTCGGCATAGATGCGGCTTTCCACCGCCCAGCCGGTCAGCGTCACGTCCTTCTGGCGGAACGACAGCTCCTCGCCGGCGGCGACGCGGATCATCTGCTCGACGAGGTCGATGCCGGTGACCAGTTCGGTGACCGGATGCTCGACCTGGAGGCGGGTGTTCATCTCCAGGAAGTAGAAGTTCCGGTTCTGGTCGGCGACGAATTCGACCGTGCCGGCGCTGTCATAGGCGACCGCCTTGGCCAGCGCGACCGACTGCTCGCCCATCGCGGCCCGCGTGGCGGCGTCGATCAGCGGCGACGGCGCCTCCTCGATGACCTTCTGGTTGCGGCGCTGGATCGAGCATTCGCGCTCGCCCAGATAGACGACGTTCCCGTGCTTGTCGCCGAGGATCTGGATCTCGATATGGCGCGGGTCGACGATGAACTTCTCGACGAAGACGCGATCGTCGCCGAAGCTCGCC is part of the Prosthecodimorpha staleyi genome and encodes:
- a CDS encoding J domain-containing protein, whose product is MAIWTAVSDVVAALGQATGIVPLIDRLVAAIRRLGADSKPVAFTVALIALSAKMAKADGIVSHDEVAAFRRVVEIPPGEEANVQRLFDLAKADVAGFEAYAARMADLAEGDGMFLADVLDGLFHIATADLFVHHLEIAYLERVAEIFGLDRNAFERAAARHVRLGGPDPYRVLGLAREATDEAVKRRWRQLVTESHPDLHFAKGVPEEALQLLTDRVAELNKAYETIRAERGM
- a CDS encoding acetyl-CoA carboxylase biotin carboxylase subunit; amino-acid sequence: MFKKILIANRGEIACRVIKTARKMGIRTVAVYSDADRDAVHVEMADERVHIGPPAAAQSYLLIDKIVEACLQTGAEAVHPGYGFLSERAAFPVALAEKGIVFIGPNPRAIEAMGDKIESKKFANAAKVSTVPGFLGTIESADHAVEIAREIGYPVMIKASAGGGGKGMRIAWNDAECREGYTLSKNEAAASFGDDRVFVEKFIVDPRHIEIQILGDKHGNVVYLGERECSIQRRNQKVIEEAPSPLIDAATRAAMGEQSVALAKAVAYDSAGTVEFVADQNRNFYFLEMNTRLQVEHPVTELVTGIDLVEQMIRVAAGEELSFRQKDVTLTGWAVESRIYAEDPFRNFLPSIGRLVRYRPPEEGSDGEITVRNDTGVVEGSEISMFYDPMIAKLVTHGPTRLDAIEAQSDALDAFVIDGIQHNIPFLTSLHHHPRWREGRLSTGFIREEYPDGFGVRAVDAAAKPLLAAAAVAMEVIRQDRLEALPGRLRPASGDLRKDWVVRLDKDYIPVTIHEGFAAIPLELDLSVGEGAAPVNVVSRWQPGDLLWTGIVGEESLTVQVRPVPNGAELRYRGISVVAKVMTPRIAKLEALMPEKAPPDTSRFLLCPMPGLVVTIEVVEGQEVKAGETLAVVEAMKMQNVLRAERDLTVKAVKAKPGDSLAVDAVIMEFE
- a CDS encoding cation diffusion facilitator family transporter → MTMTGRIAFGSIVVGVVVLGLKYLAYLWTGSIALYSDALESVINVVAAVAAFIAVSLSAKPADRNHPYGHHKVEYFAAVLEGALILVAALSIAREAWGGYVDPKPINADWRGLAVNIAASAINGLWCWLLIGYGRRNRSPALIADGRHLLTDVVSSVGVLAGVGLAVVTGWHVLDPLLAGLVAINILWSGWSLVTESVGGLMDAAAAPDIQEKIRKAVSTHGEGAIEAHDLRTRHAGRVTFVDFHLVVPGGMTVSDAHDICDRIEDAIEADVPDSIVTIHIEPEEKAKHHGIVVL